GTTGGCGTACATCACGAAGCTATCGGAGAGCAGGCAGTTGTCGACATCAAGGGCTACCTTCCGGAGCTTGGTCTCTCCTGCCGTGAGCCGCAGCGCTCGCCGCAGCTTTGTCGCTGCTGCCACAGGCTGCAGGTCCAGGAAAGCGTGCCCCATCTTGTCGTCATACTTGAACCGGTCCCAGTCGAACACCTCCTGCCAATGGTAATGGCAATGATAAGATCAGCACAATGATGGTCTTAAAAATAAATGTATGTCTTGTTACTAGCTAGCTCCTAAGAATGTTGccaagtactccctccatttcaaattatagaccattttgacttttctagatctATAGcatatatctaggtgcatattAAAAGTTAGATACttagaaaagccaaaatgacCTACAATTTAAAAGCTTTCTTTCTTGTAATAATGGCTGGATATGTAGAGGCCAGGATAtttattagagtatatttgagcCCGTTGGCTCCTGCTTTCGGCTTCTTCTCCAGTCTCACCGTTTGCGgtgctcccgctgtgactgcgcaggagtattagagtatatttggtagttgaaGATATTTGTATCGTAGACTGCCGTATGTATCCCGGGAGC
This portion of the Panicum virgatum strain AP13 chromosome 2N, P.virgatum_v5, whole genome shotgun sequence genome encodes:
- the LOC120660180 gene encoding protein C2-DOMAIN ABA-RELATED 11-like isoform X4, giving the protein MTFSMKEPVGVIKFEVFDWDRFKYDDKMGHAFLDLQPVAAATKLRRALRLTAGETKLRKVALDVDNCLLSDSFVMYANGEVAVDAWLRLRDVESGELFITVKWIEAENTK